DNA from Prunus persica cultivar Lovell chromosome G6, Prunus_persica_NCBIv2, whole genome shotgun sequence:
AAAAACAGCAGACGTAAAGCAGCAAACACAACTTGGGTTCGTGCTAGAAAATATTATACACAATACACATTACAAGGGTTCGTGCTAGAAAATATTGTACACAATACACATTACAATGCAGGGGATAGATCAGAGACAAAGTCTATCTTGAAATGACCCTCATAAATCGATTTAGTGAAGAGAAGATCCCTGCCGCTTGATCAAACAAAGATTGGCCCTGCTCTGACTTCTCGTCTACATTTCCAAATATCATCTGCAAAAGATCAAACCAACGCCATTTAGCTTGTTTATACATTTTGTGTAATCTGTTCAAGTGAAGGAGTTGGCAACAAGTAACTAACCTCAAGTTCTTCGGCATCCGGGCGCCTAATGAGCTCTTTGGCAAGCAGATATCTGTTTGGTCTATCCTTGTCATCATAGAACACCTTCCATGACCTGGTAAATGAGCAGAAACCATAGCCCTTAGTGGCCGAAACCATAGATCAAAGGAGCCAATTTAAATGTTAAGAATTTGATATGATGTTTAAATCCCTTACCCTGGATAGCACCTAAAGACAGCACCAGACTGCATAGGCCTCATTGAGTATACCGTTGTAAAAGTGCTGCACAACACAAATGCAGAAAGTAAAAATTAAGAATGACCATATATGAATGCAGAGAGATCAGAATTATACCTCAGAAAGTACCGCCTTAGCTTTCGAACATTAAATCCAACTCCAACATCCTCACTGATGAGACGGGGATTCCACATGATGAGAGGCCTTGGCTGCCAATGCACaagaaaatgtcaaaaattaTCCTTCCCACTTTGAGATGCTATTCAGTAAGTTTAAGTTAAGAAGGTATGCAACAGTGAGAATCACTAGCTTACCGGATCATCTGAGAGAGTAGATGCAAGCTTCTCTACATATTCCAACATCTGATAATCAGGAACAACCATAACCACAATCTCATCTTCACTCTGTACCGGCTTTCGGTCACTTAAGCTGGATATTAGGGGACAGAAGATTAAGATTAAAGCCACAAATGCGAATCGAAAGTAAGCTTAAGAGAATTCAACTGAAGAGGATGACTAATCAAAGTGAAGACTTAGTGGGATGGTATAAATTACCTGGAGAATCCAAAAGCAGCATCTTTCCACCGGTATTTTAGAAGTGCTGCGGCACCAGCATCAGGAAATATGGCTTTAACTCTCTAACAATTAAATTAGCATAACTTATCAACTGAGATTATTTCTTGGTTAAATATCACTTACTAAAGTTTCCTAACTAAAGAAACATTATCAGCTAACCTGACCACCAGTTTCTTCAATAAGCGTATCCAAGAAAACCCTTGACAATTCCCAGAGCTCAGCTTGTGCACCTTCTTCATCAAGAAATTGCAGCTGGGGGATTAAAAGCTCAACCTGTAACGAAATTACGAAACAAATTGAGCAGACAAgccaagaaaattaaagaatgTCAACTATGAGACAAGAATATAATATTCCTATTTCCGCACAAATT
Protein-coding regions in this window:
- the LOC18772730 gene encoding uncharacterized protein LOC18772730, with amino-acid sequence MASTSPNCLFYFCSPSSISNSTSTSTTQLPLSYSHSIFNGCNGISLTKAWPSSSSRICAKFEQFQGEPPQDNLEDTTPPTLEAFEEDGEQEEEDDSCLPSDLEGAVRQSGEASATFVSSGGLRAIVELLIPQLQFLDEEGAQAELWELSRVFLDTLIEETGGQRVKAIFPDAGAAALLKYRWKDAAFGFSSLSDRKPVQSEDEIVVMVVPDYQMLEYVEKLASTLSDDPPRPLIMWNPRLISEDVGVGFNVRKLRRYFLSTFTTVYSMRPMQSGAVFRCYPGSWKVFYDDKDRPNRYLLAKELIRRPDAEELEMIFGNVDEKSEQGQSLFDQAAGIFSSLNRFMRVISR